From Etheostoma spectabile isolate EspeVRDwgs_2016 chromosome 8, UIUC_Espe_1.0, whole genome shotgun sequence, a single genomic window includes:
- the samm50 gene encoding sorting and assembly machinery component 50 homolog A isoform X1: MGTVHARSLDPLPMQGPELGVQPDDIEAPGIEHEPKQEVLENKDVVVQRVHIDGLGRTKEDLLTYEISEVFRAKNLIDVMRKSHEARRKLLRLGIFRKVEVVIDTSRGEDALPNGLDVTFEVTELRRMTGSYNTMVGNNEGSMVLGLKLPNVLGRAEKMTFQFSYGTKETSYGLSFFKPQPGNFERNISLNVYKVTGQFPWSSLRETDRGISGELSFPVWNTNQTLKWEGVWRELGCLARTASFAVREESGHSLKSSLSHSMVIDTRNSSILPRKGGLLKIHQELAGYTGGDASFLKEDFEIQLNKTLFWDSVLSASLWGGLLLPIGDKPTSIADRFYLGGPTSIRGFSMYSLGPQSEAGITDMAGDYLGGEGYWAGGLHLYTPLPFRPGKGGFGDLFRTHFFLNAGNLCNLNYGEGPKAHLKKLAECIRWSYGLGIVLRLGNIARLELNYCIPMGVQSGDRICDGVQFGAGIRFL; the protein is encoded by the exons AGCCTGGACCCTCTGCCCATGCAAGGGCCAGAGCTGGGAGTTCAACCTGACGATATCGAGGCTCCTGGGATTGAGCACGAACCAAAGCAAGAAGTTCTTGAAAACAAGGAT gttGTAGTTCAACGAGTGCACATAGATGGGCTTGGAAGAACCAAGGAGGACCTGTTGACTTATGAAATCTCAGAAGTTTTCCGGGCAAAGAACTTGATTGAT GTGATGCGAAAGTCCCATGAAGCCCGACGAAAGCTGCTCCGTCTCGGTATTTTCAGAAAAGTTGAAGTTGTTATTGACACGTCACGAG GTGAGGATGCTCTTCCTAACGGCCTTGATGTGACATTTGAAGTCACCGAGCTGAGACGGATGACAGGCAGCTACAACACCATGGTTGGAAACAACGAAGGAAGCATG GTACTAGGCCTGAAGTTACCCAATGTATTAGGTCGTGCAGAGAAAATGACCTTTCAGTTCTCCTACGGAACCAAAGAGACATCCTACGGCCTGTCCTTCTTCAAACCCCAACCAGGAAACTTTGAACGCAA caTCTCACTCAATGTGTACAAAGTAACAGGTCAGTTTCCATGGAGTTCACTGAGGGAGACGGATCGAGGCATCTCTGGAGAACTGAGC TTCCCTGTGTGGAACACCAACCAAACCCTGAAGTGGGAGGGAGTGTGGCGAGAGCTGGGCTGTTTGGCTCGCACTGCCTCATTTGCCGTCCGGGAGGAGAGTGGCCATTCCCTAAAGTCCTCACTTTCG cattctATGGTCATCGACACCAGAAACTCCTCCATCCTTCCCAGGAAAGGTGGCCTGTTGAAGATCCATCAG gAACTTGCTGGTTACACTGGGGGAGACGCCAGTTTCCTGAAGGAGGACTTTGAGATCCAGCTCAACAAAACCCTCTTCTGGGACTCG GTCCTTTCTGCCTCATTGTGGGGGGGTTTGCTCCTGCCCATTGGTGACAAGCCAACAAGCATAGCAGACAG GTTCTATCTTGGTGGCCCCACCAGTATCAGGGGATTCAGTATGTACAGTTTGGGCCCACAGAGTGAAG CTGGAATTACTGATATGGCAGGTGACTACCTGGGAGGAGAGGGCTACTGGGCTGGAGGCCTCCACCTTTACACCCCTCTACCCTTCAGACCAGGCAAGGGGGGCTTTGGTGACCTCTTCAGAACACACTTCTTCCTCAATGCCGGAAACCTTTGTAACCTTAACTATG gtgaggggccaaAAGCACATTTGAAGAAACTGGCAGAATGCATCCGTTGGTCATATGGACTGGGCATTGTGCTgcgtttgggaaacattgccaGACTGGAGCTGAATTACTGCATTCCCATGGGAGTCCAGAGTGGAGACAG
- the samm50 gene encoding sorting and assembly machinery component 50 homolog A isoform X2, which yields MGTVHARSLDPLPMQGPELGVQPDDIEAPGIEHEPKQEVLENKDVVVQRVHIDGLGRTKEDLLTYEISEVFRAKNLIDVMRKSHEARRKLLRLGIFRKVEVVIDTSRGEDALPNGLDVTFEVTELRRMTGSYNTMVGNNEGSMVLGLKLPNVLGRAEKMTFQFSYGTKETSYGLSFFKPQPGNFERNISLNVYKVTGQFPWSSLRETDRGISGELSFPVWNTNQTLKWEGVWRELGCLARTASFAVREESGHSLKSSLSHSMVIDTRNSSILPRKGGLLKIHQELAGYTGGDASFLKEDFEIQLNKTLFWDSVLSASLWGGLLLPIGDKPTSIADRFYLGGPTSIRGFSMYSLGPQSEDMAGDYLGGEGYWAGGLHLYTPLPFRPGKGGFGDLFRTHFFLNAGNLCNLNYGEGPKAHLKKLAECIRWSYGLGIVLRLGNIARLELNYCIPMGVQSGDRICDGVQFGAGIRFL from the exons AGCCTGGACCCTCTGCCCATGCAAGGGCCAGAGCTGGGAGTTCAACCTGACGATATCGAGGCTCCTGGGATTGAGCACGAACCAAAGCAAGAAGTTCTTGAAAACAAGGAT gttGTAGTTCAACGAGTGCACATAGATGGGCTTGGAAGAACCAAGGAGGACCTGTTGACTTATGAAATCTCAGAAGTTTTCCGGGCAAAGAACTTGATTGAT GTGATGCGAAAGTCCCATGAAGCCCGACGAAAGCTGCTCCGTCTCGGTATTTTCAGAAAAGTTGAAGTTGTTATTGACACGTCACGAG GTGAGGATGCTCTTCCTAACGGCCTTGATGTGACATTTGAAGTCACCGAGCTGAGACGGATGACAGGCAGCTACAACACCATGGTTGGAAACAACGAAGGAAGCATG GTACTAGGCCTGAAGTTACCCAATGTATTAGGTCGTGCAGAGAAAATGACCTTTCAGTTCTCCTACGGAACCAAAGAGACATCCTACGGCCTGTCCTTCTTCAAACCCCAACCAGGAAACTTTGAACGCAA caTCTCACTCAATGTGTACAAAGTAACAGGTCAGTTTCCATGGAGTTCACTGAGGGAGACGGATCGAGGCATCTCTGGAGAACTGAGC TTCCCTGTGTGGAACACCAACCAAACCCTGAAGTGGGAGGGAGTGTGGCGAGAGCTGGGCTGTTTGGCTCGCACTGCCTCATTTGCCGTCCGGGAGGAGAGTGGCCATTCCCTAAAGTCCTCACTTTCG cattctATGGTCATCGACACCAGAAACTCCTCCATCCTTCCCAGGAAAGGTGGCCTGTTGAAGATCCATCAG gAACTTGCTGGTTACACTGGGGGAGACGCCAGTTTCCTGAAGGAGGACTTTGAGATCCAGCTCAACAAAACCCTCTTCTGGGACTCG GTCCTTTCTGCCTCATTGTGGGGGGGTTTGCTCCTGCCCATTGGTGACAAGCCAACAAGCATAGCAGACAG GTTCTATCTTGGTGGCCCCACCAGTATCAGGGGATTCAGTATGTACAGTTTGGGCCCACAGAGTGAAG ATATGGCAGGTGACTACCTGGGAGGAGAGGGCTACTGGGCTGGAGGCCTCCACCTTTACACCCCTCTACCCTTCAGACCAGGCAAGGGGGGCTTTGGTGACCTCTTCAGAACACACTTCTTCCTCAATGCCGGAAACCTTTGTAACCTTAACTATG gtgaggggccaaAAGCACATTTGAAGAAACTGGCAGAATGCATCCGTTGGTCATATGGACTGGGCATTGTGCTgcgtttgggaaacattgccaGACTGGAGCTGAATTACTGCATTCCCATGGGAGTCCAGAGTGGAGACAG
- the samm50 gene encoding sorting and assembly machinery component 50 homolog A isoform X3, with amino-acid sequence MGTVHARSLDPLPMQGPELGVQPDDIEAPGIEHEPKQEVLENKDVVVQRVHIDGLGRTKEDLLTYEISEVFRAKNLIDVMRKSHEARRKLLRLGIFRKVEVVIDTSRGEDALPNGLDVTFEVTELRRMTGSYNTMVGNNEGSMVLGLKLPNVLGRAEKMTFQFSYGTKETSYGLSFFKPQPGNFERNISLNVYKVTGQFPWSSLRETDRGISGELSFPVWNTNQTLKWEGVWRELGCLARTASFAVREESGHSLKSSLSHSMVIDTRNSSILPRKGGLLKIHQELAGYTGGDASFLKEDFEIQLNKTLFWDSVLSASLWGGLLLPIGDKPTSIADRFYLGGPTSIRGFSMYSLGPQSEGDYLGGEGYWAGGLHLYTPLPFRPGKGGFGDLFRTHFFLNAGNLCNLNYGEGPKAHLKKLAECIRWSYGLGIVLRLGNIARLELNYCIPMGVQSGDRICDGVQFGAGIRFL; translated from the exons AGCCTGGACCCTCTGCCCATGCAAGGGCCAGAGCTGGGAGTTCAACCTGACGATATCGAGGCTCCTGGGATTGAGCACGAACCAAAGCAAGAAGTTCTTGAAAACAAGGAT gttGTAGTTCAACGAGTGCACATAGATGGGCTTGGAAGAACCAAGGAGGACCTGTTGACTTATGAAATCTCAGAAGTTTTCCGGGCAAAGAACTTGATTGAT GTGATGCGAAAGTCCCATGAAGCCCGACGAAAGCTGCTCCGTCTCGGTATTTTCAGAAAAGTTGAAGTTGTTATTGACACGTCACGAG GTGAGGATGCTCTTCCTAACGGCCTTGATGTGACATTTGAAGTCACCGAGCTGAGACGGATGACAGGCAGCTACAACACCATGGTTGGAAACAACGAAGGAAGCATG GTACTAGGCCTGAAGTTACCCAATGTATTAGGTCGTGCAGAGAAAATGACCTTTCAGTTCTCCTACGGAACCAAAGAGACATCCTACGGCCTGTCCTTCTTCAAACCCCAACCAGGAAACTTTGAACGCAA caTCTCACTCAATGTGTACAAAGTAACAGGTCAGTTTCCATGGAGTTCACTGAGGGAGACGGATCGAGGCATCTCTGGAGAACTGAGC TTCCCTGTGTGGAACACCAACCAAACCCTGAAGTGGGAGGGAGTGTGGCGAGAGCTGGGCTGTTTGGCTCGCACTGCCTCATTTGCCGTCCGGGAGGAGAGTGGCCATTCCCTAAAGTCCTCACTTTCG cattctATGGTCATCGACACCAGAAACTCCTCCATCCTTCCCAGGAAAGGTGGCCTGTTGAAGATCCATCAG gAACTTGCTGGTTACACTGGGGGAGACGCCAGTTTCCTGAAGGAGGACTTTGAGATCCAGCTCAACAAAACCCTCTTCTGGGACTCG GTCCTTTCTGCCTCATTGTGGGGGGGTTTGCTCCTGCCCATTGGTGACAAGCCAACAAGCATAGCAGACAG GTTCTATCTTGGTGGCCCCACCAGTATCAGGGGATTCAGTATGTACAGTTTGGGCCCACAGAGTGAAG GTGACTACCTGGGAGGAGAGGGCTACTGGGCTGGAGGCCTCCACCTTTACACCCCTCTACCCTTCAGACCAGGCAAGGGGGGCTTTGGTGACCTCTTCAGAACACACTTCTTCCTCAATGCCGGAAACCTTTGTAACCTTAACTATG gtgaggggccaaAAGCACATTTGAAGAAACTGGCAGAATGCATCCGTTGGTCATATGGACTGGGCATTGTGCTgcgtttgggaaacattgccaGACTGGAGCTGAATTACTGCATTCCCATGGGAGTCCAGAGTGGAGACAG